One window of Alkaliphilus metalliredigens QYMF genomic DNA carries:
- a CDS encoding TetR/AcrR family transcriptional regulator, whose product MSNELSVKEKIMHFAKQEFLYHGFKDASLRNIAAATGMTTGAIYTYFKDKNALFEAIVDPVCIQVKEIFDALSSSYYDTETVISDITIQKSLDNFYLIYDFIYKHFDVFRLLVVEADGSSKSDFVHTIVDYEVKHTLAYLDRMKKKNNLYVEIDCSTLHIISESYINALLEPVRHNMSHEEALKNLDFLVIFYSGGWQSVFNELFNEKK is encoded by the coding sequence TTGAGTAATGAACTAAGTGTGAAAGAAAAAATTATGCATTTTGCCAAACAAGAATTTCTCTATCATGGATTTAAGGATGCATCGTTGCGTAATATTGCTGCAGCTACAGGGATGACAACGGGTGCAATATATACTTATTTCAAGGATAAAAATGCTCTCTTTGAAGCAATTGTGGATCCTGTTTGCATTCAAGTAAAAGAGATATTTGATGCATTGAGTTCTTCTTATTATGATACGGAGACGGTAATTAGTGATATTACTATACAAAAATCACTAGATAATTTCTATTTAATCTATGATTTTATTTATAAACATTTCGATGTTTTTAGGCTCTTAGTTGTTGAGGCAGATGGTTCTTCAAAATCTGATTTTGTGCATACAATTGTTGATTATGAGGTAAAACACACTCTTGCTTATTTAGATAGGATGAAAAAAAAGAATAATCTATATGTTGAAATAGACTGTTCAACTCTACATATTATTTCAGAAAGTTATATTAATGCACTACTAGAGCCTGTTCGTCACAATATGAGTCATGAAGAAGCGCTTAAAAATTTGGATTTTTTAGTAATATTTTATTCCGGTGGGTGGCAGAGTGTATTTAATGAGTTGTTCAATGAAAAAAAATAA
- a CDS encoding MBL fold metallo-hydrolase, giving the protein MERFGNYYGKLFAKISPKTLASYTGALGIFVGIKLGDKVPELGIKLFAASIFMIFGIQKLWQTVPEQYLNPKFVVPFFFVLILIVTLMARKLIQGVSVGIQSKFKAKSKLIHDYYQHLQEDLENICMGPEFCNACQGHQCAIGHAKYIIRESLVNPDWQGESRKIEFSYRDKPFINEEILDSLIDTLWLIENVKDEKRVKNVNLVRNQLESILIGGAIGNVEGIPSYINEVEKENNELAIRIESAYKMRKPAEDRIINIGNRISNIYMIEMEDGYLLIDTGYKEHYKKFKEALKNRNISLDDIAYVFITHAHDDHVGFLNEILEKTKAKVILHPESIKRLKTGQNSFDGGCSSVIAWSFCQMMKLFGKGDHRFQPVDSPNRYVIVTKDTKLEIEKMLSAKIIELPGHTKDSIGLLFENSVLFCGDAAMNGIPSRNHIIVWIESLKDYETSWMKMISLDFKTVYPSHGKPFAKQKLVENKCELKKIHLHSLK; this is encoded by the coding sequence ATGGAGAGATTTGGAAATTACTATGGAAAACTATTTGCCAAAATTTCTCCAAAAACACTTGCCAGTTACACAGGAGCGTTAGGCATTTTTGTAGGTATAAAATTGGGTGATAAGGTTCCGGAATTAGGAATTAAATTATTTGCGGCGTCCATATTTATGATTTTTGGTATCCAAAAGCTGTGGCAAACTGTCCCCGAACAATATTTAAATCCTAAATTTGTTGTTCCATTTTTCTTTGTTTTAATATTAATTGTAACTTTAATGGCAAGGAAATTAATTCAAGGCGTTAGCGTGGGCATACAATCTAAATTCAAAGCAAAATCGAAATTGATTCATGATTACTATCAACACCTTCAAGAAGATCTTGAAAACATCTGTATGGGACCAGAATTTTGCAATGCCTGTCAAGGTCATCAATGTGCTATAGGTCATGCAAAATATATCATTCGAGAGTCTCTCGTTAATCCGGATTGGCAAGGAGAATCTAGAAAAATAGAATTTTCCTATCGGGATAAACCGTTTATTAATGAAGAAATTTTAGATAGCTTGATAGATACACTTTGGCTAATCGAGAATGTGAAGGATGAAAAGAGGGTGAAGAATGTAAACTTGGTTAGGAATCAATTGGAATCAATTCTCATTGGTGGGGCAATCGGAAACGTAGAAGGTATTCCTTCATATATTAACGAAGTTGAAAAAGAAAACAACGAGTTGGCTATAAGAATTGAAAGTGCCTACAAGATGAGAAAACCTGCTGAGGATCGAATAATAAACATTGGAAATAGGATTAGTAATATTTATATGATTGAAATGGAAGATGGGTATTTGCTTATCGATACAGGCTACAAAGAGCACTATAAAAAATTTAAGGAAGCATTGAAAAATAGAAATATATCACTAGATGATATTGCATATGTCTTTATTACACATGCACATGACGACCATGTTGGATTTCTAAATGAGATTCTTGAAAAGACGAAAGCGAAAGTAATTCTTCACCCTGAATCGATAAAAAGACTAAAAACTGGACAAAACTCATTCGATGGTGGATGTAGCAGTGTGATAGCATGGAGCTTTTGTCAGATGATGAAACTATTTGGTAAAGGAGATCATCGATTTCAACCAGTTGATTCTCCAAATCGATATGTGATTGTAACAAAAGATACCAAGCTAGAAATTGAGAAAATGCTTTCAGCAAAGATTATTGAGTTACCTGGACATACAAAAGATTCCATTGGTTTATTGTTTGAAAATAGCGTACTTTTTTGTGGCGATGCAGCCATGAATGGCATACCAAGCCGTAATCATATAATAGTTTGGATAGAAAGTTTGAAAGACTATGAAACTTCATGGATGAAGATGATTAGTCTAGATTTCAAAACTGTTTACCCATCTCATGGGAAGCCTTTTGCAAAACAAAAGTTAGTCGAAAATAAATGTGAACTCAAGAAAATACATCTGCATTCACTTAAGTAG
- the istB gene encoding IS21-like element helper ATPase IstB, with product MEKLESIKDHAKKLKLNYLNTNADSIVENADINNISYQNLLLSILENEVDLREKKAQERRVKAAGFPVLKTIEEFDLTFQRSITQRQINSLIEMDWIDRMYNLILLGPPGVGKSHLCIALGYKAVEMGYKVSFTTMDNLMHCLKTQEISRKSKGKINNVLSSSLLIIDELGYLPISREEANLFFQLISALHEQTSLIITSNKGLEDWTELLGDPALTTAVLDRITYRCELFNMTGKSYRLEHRESLF from the coding sequence ATGGAAAAATTAGAATCAATAAAGGATCACGCTAAAAAACTCAAATTGAACTACTTAAATACCAATGCAGATTCCATCGTTGAAAATGCTGACATAAACAACATTTCATATCAGAATCTTTTACTGTCAATATTAGAAAACGAAGTCGATCTCAGAGAGAAAAAGGCCCAGGAACGCAGAGTTAAGGCTGCAGGCTTTCCGGTACTTAAGACAATAGAAGAGTTCGATCTAACCTTTCAAAGATCGATTACCCAAAGACAAATCAATAGTCTTATTGAGATGGACTGGATAGATAGAATGTATAATCTAATACTTTTAGGCCCTCCAGGGGTAGGTAAAAGCCACTTGTGTATTGCATTAGGGTACAAGGCTGTAGAGATGGGCTACAAGGTTAGCTTCACCACCATGGACAATCTGATGCACTGTTTAAAAACACAGGAGATATCAAGAAAAAGCAAAGGGAAAATCAACAATGTTTTATCTTCTAGTCTTCTGATCATCGATGAGCTAGGTTACCTCCCCATATCAAGAGAAGAAGCGAACTTGTTTTTCCAATTAATATCAGCCCTTCATGAACAAACATCGTTAATTATTACCTCCAACAAAGGGCTTGAAGATTGGACCGAGTTATTAGGGGACCCCGCTTTAACCACGGCAGTGTTAGATAGAATCACTTACAGATGTGAGCTATTTAATATGACAGGTAAGAGCTATAGATTAGAACATCGAGAATCATTGTTTTAA
- the istA gene encoding IS21 family transposase produces MKEWNMFAEIQGYKSKGLNKSQVARRLEIDYKTVHKYWDMTPDEFASLRQRTESRERKVDKYKDEVLAWIREHRDLSSAQIYDWLEEKYHVLDFKDRTLRLYVNHLREEHKLPKVVSARQFEEVDELPMGYQAQVDLGQIWLDKPDKTRIKVYCFGMVLSHSRHKYIYWIDKPFTTQTFIEAHNKAFEYFGGMPKEVVYDQDRVLVVSENHGDIIYTEGFQNYINSLKFKVYLCRGYDPQSKGKIEAVVKYAKYNFAKNRTFVDIDSFNDDSLKWLERRGNKKVHETTKKVPAEVFALEKEHLKPIPTLFVNTTNTNSLTYLVRKNNTVFYKQNRYQVPTGTYSPGKEVKLIIKKDTMEIKNQDTEQLIIEHKISQDKGKLVKIEHYDRNESKHCTSHEIYNKVLKSLDHTEKANEFVDVLKIEKPRHFKDQFALIMNTVKNQDKSIVQRALSYCIERKLFSAGLLKDAIQYLKLEENRQLNKKYFKADITTPSKYQDLKPQVRDIREYMSALKEDKRKWKN; encoded by the coding sequence TTGAAGGAGTGGAATATGTTTGCTGAAATCCAAGGATACAAGTCCAAAGGACTGAATAAATCACAGGTAGCAAGGAGGCTGGAGATCGACTATAAAACAGTACATAAATATTGGGATATGACACCAGATGAATTTGCAAGCTTAAGACAAAGAACTGAATCTAGAGAAAGGAAGGTGGACAAATATAAGGACGAAGTCTTAGCATGGATTAGAGAACATAGGGATTTATCAAGTGCTCAAATATATGATTGGCTAGAGGAAAAATATCATGTGCTGGACTTTAAGGATAGAACTTTACGACTATATGTCAATCACTTAAGGGAAGAACATAAGCTCCCTAAAGTAGTTTCAGCAAGGCAATTTGAGGAGGTGGATGAGCTTCCTATGGGATATCAAGCACAGGTTGACCTGGGCCAAATATGGCTAGATAAACCTGACAAAACAAGAATCAAAGTATATTGCTTTGGTATGGTTTTATCCCATTCCAGACATAAATACATCTATTGGATAGACAAGCCCTTTACTACCCAGACATTCATTGAGGCCCATAATAAAGCCTTTGAATATTTTGGAGGAATGCCTAAGGAGGTTGTTTATGACCAGGACAGAGTCCTAGTGGTATCAGAAAATCATGGAGATATCATATACACAGAAGGATTTCAAAACTATATTAATTCCCTTAAGTTTAAAGTGTACCTTTGCAGGGGTTATGACCCACAGAGTAAAGGGAAAATTGAAGCCGTAGTGAAATATGCCAAGTATAATTTTGCAAAGAATAGAACATTTGTAGATATTGACTCATTTAATGATGATTCGCTGAAATGGTTAGAAAGAAGAGGTAATAAAAAAGTCCATGAAACAACAAAGAAGGTACCGGCAGAAGTGTTTGCCCTGGAAAAGGAACACTTAAAGCCAATACCCACTCTATTTGTAAACACAACTAATACAAATAGTTTAACCTATCTCGTTAGAAAAAACAATACAGTTTTTTACAAGCAAAATAGATACCAAGTCCCTACGGGAACCTATTCTCCAGGGAAAGAGGTTAAATTAATTATTAAGAAAGATACCATGGAAATTAAGAACCAAGATACAGAACAGTTAATTATTGAACATAAAATCAGTCAGGATAAAGGAAAATTAGTGAAAATAGAGCACTATGATAGGAATGAGAGTAAACACTGTACAAGTCATGAAATCTACAACAAAGTGTTAAAAAGCTTAGACCATACTGAAAAGGCTAATGAATTTGTTGATGTATTAAAAATAGAGAAGCCAAGACACTTTAAAGATCAATTTGCCCTAATAATGAATACAGTAAAAAACCAAGACAAATCAATTGTTCAAAGGGCATTAAGCTACTGTATTGAAAGGAAATTGTTTAGCGCAGGGCTCTTGAAGGATGCCATACAGTACTTAAAACTTGAAGAAAACAGACAACTAAATAAGAAGTACTTTAAAGCTGACATAACTACTCCTTCAAAATATCAGGATTTAAAGCCTCAAGTACGAGATATTAGAGAATACATGAGTGCCCTGAAGGAGGATAAAAGAAAATGGAAAAATTAG
- a CDS encoding TMEM165/GDT1 family protein, whose product MIQEILKAFMLIFIAEMGDKTQILAMAFATRFSVGKVLIGIGIGAFLNHGLAVLIGSYLSQMIPISTIQMVAGIAFLGFALWTLKSDDDQDEPKIQFGPIATVAVAFFLGELGDKTQLTAITLAADTSYPFMILVGTVTGMIATGCNW is encoded by the coding sequence ATGATTCAAGAGATACTAAAGGCATTTATGTTGATTTTTATAGCAGAAATGGGTGATAAGACTCAAATTCTTGCAATGGCTTTTGCAACGCGTTTTTCCGTTGGAAAGGTTCTAATTGGAATCGGAATTGGAGCTTTTCTTAATCACGGTCTAGCAGTGCTTATAGGAAGCTATCTTTCTCAAATGATTCCTATTAGCACCATTCAGATGGTAGCAGGAATTGCATTTTTAGGATTCGCACTATGGACACTAAAGTCTGATGACGACCAAGATGAACCCAAAATTCAATTTGGACCAATAGCTACCGTCGCTGTAGCCTTCTTTTTAGGTGAGCTTGGTGATAAAACACAGTTAACAGCAATCACGTTGGCTGCAGATACATCCTATCCATTTATGATATTAGTGGGAACCGTTACAGGTATGATTGCTACAGGATGTAACTGGTAA
- a CDS encoding zinc ribbon domain-containing protein, which yields MYYKLYILEYKSKFNSIEFVKADRFYPSSKTCSCCGEIKKDLKLKDRVFICPSCNNEIDRDKNASINFSRYGKSA from the coding sequence ATTTATTACAAACTATATATTTTAGAATATAAAAGTAAATTTAATAGCATTGAATTTGTAAAAGCGGATAGGTTTTATCCTTCAAGTAAAACTTGCTCATGTTGTGGCGAAATCAAGAAAGATTTAAAACTTAAAGATAGAGTTTTTATTTGTCCATCATGTAATAATGAGATTGATAGGGACAAAAATGCGTCAATAAATTTTTCAAGATATGGAAAATCAGCATAG
- a CDS encoding FAD-binding protein, producing the protein MKQMQKQVVFFLITIMMVSMLVGCSQETGTSKETGSTREATFTGVARGYGGEVEVTITFDEDKMISVIAIGDNETTGIGTNALEKLPEAILETNSADVEAISGATVTSKAIKEAAQSAIAQSRGEATAELPELMMTPGTYVGQAQGYAGTLEVTVEVSENEIISIELTDNIPQENEMIDREFWAAKYPVAMLRDTPQILKTVTDRLPDRIVESQSLAVDVISGATVSSSGFMMAVRDAIVQAGGNPAALNRPIEKNTAEEVYEADVVIIGGGTSGTSAVASAKDEGASVILIEKSGRVGGTGSLSSQPMTLGASIQLENNVDIMDEDELFEEWMAQNHWYVNGGTLRRFLQTTGSTVDWLAERGGFNWGLSPWSQHWIVDYVDDSLGSMGVADSFEQLISDVDMVLYETTGKSLIVDSHGAVVGVIAEKYDGTKVTVNAKSVIIATGGMLGNKDLMEQYNNGYSYEIFGLAQNIGEGFEMALEAGAVEWNVGGVAAHLTDVAGRRRVGGFDIYDTSIPYTLSITPSLLKVNQRGERFMDENAKAGSMNSSTNFVLANGSHNFTIVSQQQVEVLKAEGLAGIGMDTVPPGANFFLQPLEPDYKMENIEAVLAAGEEIEIAYKGDTLEELAEVTGMDPATFVRNVERYNKMAEEGRDSYFNKPVQYMNHLGNEGPYYAIKAVPLAYSSLGGVRVDENMQALTADGRPITGLYAVGVESIGSVLDGVAYPKLDGVALGWGFNSGRIGGIEAGKAALK; encoded by the coding sequence ATGAAACAAATGCAAAAACAAGTGGTATTCTTCTTGATTACAATTATGATGGTATCTATGTTGGTTGGATGTAGTCAAGAGACAGGAACGTCGAAAGAAACAGGATCTACCAGAGAAGCTACCTTCACTGGTGTAGCTAGGGGATATGGTGGAGAAGTAGAAGTAACTATCACCTTTGATGAAGATAAAATGATTTCAGTTATTGCTATTGGAGATAATGAAACAACTGGAATAGGTACGAATGCACTAGAAAAACTTCCAGAAGCGATATTAGAAACTAATTCAGCTGATGTAGAAGCAATTTCAGGTGCCACAGTGACAAGTAAAGCAATTAAAGAGGCGGCTCAATCTGCCATAGCACAATCTAGAGGTGAAGCGACTGCAGAATTACCAGAGCTGATGATGACACCTGGGACATATGTGGGACAAGCACAGGGTTATGCTGGAACACTTGAAGTAACAGTTGAGGTGTCTGAAAATGAAATCATTTCTATTGAGCTGACAGATAACATTCCGCAAGAAAATGAAATGATTGATAGAGAGTTTTGGGCTGCTAAATATCCTGTAGCTATGTTAAGAGATACACCGCAAATATTAAAAACGGTTACGGATCGATTGCCAGATAGAATTGTGGAATCACAATCTTTAGCTGTGGATGTTATTTCAGGTGCCACAGTATCAAGTAGTGGTTTTATGATGGCAGTAAGGGATGCCATTGTACAGGCTGGAGGAAACCCTGCCGCCCTTAATCGTCCTATAGAAAAAAACACGGCAGAAGAGGTTTACGAAGCTGATGTAGTAATAATTGGTGGCGGAACATCAGGTACATCAGCAGTTGCATCTGCAAAGGATGAAGGGGCAAGTGTAATATTAATAGAAAAATCAGGTCGTGTTGGGGGTACTGGATCTCTATCAAGTCAACCAATGACTTTAGGTGCAAGCATTCAATTAGAAAATAATGTAGACATAATGGATGAAGACGAACTCTTTGAAGAATGGATGGCACAAAATCATTGGTATGTAAATGGAGGAACGCTTAGAAGATTCTTACAAACTACTGGTAGTACAGTAGATTGGTTAGCAGAAAGAGGCGGATTTAACTGGGGGTTAAGCCCATGGTCGCAGCATTGGATAGTAGATTATGTAGATGATTCCTTAGGTAGTATGGGAGTGGCAGATTCATTTGAACAGCTTATATCGGATGTAGATATGGTGCTTTATGAAACTACAGGCAAGTCACTAATTGTAGATAGCCATGGTGCTGTTGTCGGTGTAATAGCTGAAAAATATGATGGGACAAAGGTTACAGTAAATGCTAAATCGGTTATTATAGCAACGGGTGGAATGCTTGGAAATAAAGATTTGATGGAACAATACAATAATGGTTACTCCTATGAAATATTTGGCTTAGCTCAAAATATTGGAGAAGGTTTCGAAATGGCATTGGAGGCAGGGGCAGTTGAATGGAATGTAGGTGGTGTGGCTGCCCACTTAACAGATGTTGCTGGCAGAAGAAGAGTAGGCGGTTTTGATATCTATGATACTTCTATCCCTTACACACTTTCTATCACTCCTAGTCTTTTAAAGGTAAATCAAAGGGGAGAGCGCTTTATGGATGAAAATGCAAAGGCAGGCTCCATGAACTCCAGCACAAACTTTGTTTTAGCAAATGGTAGTCATAACTTCACAATAGTATCTCAACAACAAGTAGAAGTATTAAAAGCAGAAGGTTTAGCAGGAATAGGTATGGATACAGTTCCTCCTGGAGCTAACTTCTTTCTACAACCACTTGAGCCTGACTATAAGATGGAGAATATCGAAGCAGTATTAGCAGCAGGAGAGGAGATCGAAATTGCTTATAAAGGGGATACACTTGAAGAACTAGCAGAAGTAACAGGCATGGATCCTGCAACCTTTGTAAGAAATGTTGAAAGATATAATAAAATGGCTGAGGAAGGTAGAGATAGCTACTTCAATAAGCCAGTTCAATATATGAATCATCTTGGTAATGAAGGACCATATTATGCAATCAAGGCTGTTCCTTTAGCCTATAGTTCTTTAGGTGGTGTAAGAGTAGACGAAAATATGCAGGCATTAACAGCTGATGGAAGACCAATCACAGGATTATATGCAGTCGGGGTAGAGTCTATAGGTTCGGTTCTAGATGGAGTTGCTTATCCTAAATTAGATGGTGTAGCACTAGGATGGGGATTTAACTCAGGTCGAATCGGTGGAATAGAAGCTGGAAAAGCAGCATTAAAATAG
- a CDS encoding TetR/AcrR family transcriptional regulator → MSKKQTKRDIQAEQTYHKLLDMSLELVKRHGYHKVTISQICDACGCAKGTFYNYFDSKTDILYRLAIQLNEKLSTMFSYDETKSAKELYLQYVYSYMELVKEDGYAFSKNYLQMLISESMSGEKVGLNIQKEYLFYLLDRGRNSGEFTKNIDNKEFFNLWQATVLGVLAMWAIEDNNYDVTKEGCNALSHIIKTMI, encoded by the coding sequence ATGAGTAAAAAACAAACAAAACGTGATATACAAGCAGAGCAAACCTATCATAAGCTTCTGGACATGTCCTTAGAGTTGGTGAAAAGGCATGGTTATCACAAAGTGACAATAAGCCAAATATGTGATGCTTGTGGATGTGCAAAGGGGACTTTTTATAACTATTTTGATAGCAAAACAGATATACTTTATCGATTAGCTATACAATTAAATGAGAAGCTATCAACAATGTTTTCCTATGATGAAACTAAATCTGCAAAAGAACTTTACTTGCAATATGTTTATTCTTATATGGAGCTTGTCAAAGAGGATGGGTATGCTTTTTCTAAAAATTATTTACAGATGTTAATATCTGAATCAATGTCTGGGGAAAAAGTAGGTTTGAATATACAAAAAGAATATCTATTTTATCTACTAGATCGAGGTAGGAATAGTGGGGAATTTACAAAAAATATAGATAATAAGGAGTTTTTTAATCTATGGCAAGCCACCGTATTAGGTGTTCTAGCCATGTGGGCTATTGAAGACAATAATTATGATGTCACCAAGGAAGGATGTAATGCTTTATCCCACATAATAAAGACAATGATATAA
- a CDS encoding TetR/AcrR family transcriptional regulator: MMPIDTKEKDMENILIQKSLEIFSIKGYAATNLTDITNALGISRGPIYYHFKDKFGLYKAAFNYYEIDLRQTHAKIIAQDLHIISFIEAVIYDCGKRHTKYGLNFFFGIDTIEELSPIKKLQNNLIEDIYQQKMDYVIRLIEKGEIRRTTDPKQIVDLIYLVYFGLFNAIQVNMLKDYSEREIKNLIRVLLSGIEKYYCD, encoded by the coding sequence ATGATGCCAATAGATACAAAAGAAAAAGATATGGAGAATATTTTAATTCAAAAATCCCTTGAGATATTTTCCATCAAGGGATATGCTGCCACTAATCTTACAGACATAACAAATGCCCTTGGTATTTCGCGTGGTCCTATTTATTATCATTTTAAGGATAAGTTTGGTTTATATAAAGCAGCCTTTAATTACTACGAGATAGATTTACGGCAAACCCATGCAAAAATCATTGCACAAGATTTGCATATCATCAGTTTTATTGAAGCTGTAATCTATGACTGTGGCAAAAGACATACCAAATACGGCCTTAATTTCTTTTTTGGAATCGATACAATAGAAGAATTATCTCCTATTAAAAAACTCCAAAACAACCTGATTGAAGATATTTATCAGCAAAAGATGGACTATGTCATACGTTTAATTGAAAAGGGAGAAATCAGAAGGACAACTGACCCAAAACAGATAGTAGACTTAATTTATCTCGTTTATTTTGGCCTTTTTAATGCGATACAAGTTAATATGTTGAAGGATTATAGCGAAAGAGAAATTAAAAATCTCATTAGAGTTCTACTATCAGGTATTGAAAAGTATTACTGCGACTAA
- a CDS encoding FAD-dependent oxidoreductase has protein sequence MLSKKRFLVFVSVLLIVGLLAGCTTSSNPTAKDETDTEGKVIEKDILVIGGGAAGLAAAIEAADEGASVILVEKMSYLGGSTLISAGIMYGAETPIQKQQGITETWEDLAAYWIDMAEGNVDVDLINYIASHSGETFEWLEEQGVEFAEGLSPQGVSPALRGHTPKEGRGMGLIQPLEKTAREKGVEILPNAPATKLLVNDENEIVGAEVDEKGEKIIINAKAVILATGGYDRNPELIAEYAPVANNYTSYSAVGNVGDGLVMAREVGAEIVSKNSVIGFKGMGPDYPYTTPLGGLVFLPGLYVNPNGERFVQENEHYAVVVDIMAKNGYDAYYVIIDKNTPTEIIESGIEDGYGFKGETIEDLAEAIGLPVENLVETVERYNQLAGLGVDEDFGKAGELNVIEEGPYYAVKVTPAMIGSIGGPKVTLEGRVLNPEGNAVKGLFAAGEVANGQLYNEVYPASGTSITMSFTLGRVAGREAAKEVK, from the coding sequence ATGTTAAGTAAAAAAAGATTTTTAGTCTTTGTTTCAGTTTTATTGATAGTAGGGCTTTTGGCGGGGTGTACAACTTCCAGTAACCCAACCGCAAAGGATGAGACAGATACAGAAGGCAAAGTAATTGAAAAGGATATATTGGTAATTGGTGGTGGAGCAGCGGGCCTGGCGGCAGCAATTGAAGCGGCAGATGAAGGAGCTTCTGTTATTTTAGTTGAAAAAATGTCTTATCTTGGAGGAAGCACCTTAATTTCAGCAGGAATTATGTACGGGGCTGAAACACCTATTCAAAAACAGCAAGGCATCACAGAAACTTGGGAAGACTTAGCTGCCTATTGGATTGATATGGCAGAAGGGAATGTGGATGTAGATCTAATTAACTATATTGCATCCCATTCAGGTGAAACCTTTGAATGGTTAGAGGAACAAGGGGTAGAATTCGCTGAAGGTTTATCACCTCAAGGAGTTAGTCCTGCCCTGAGAGGTCATACTCCAAAAGAAGGCAGAGGAATGGGATTAATTCAACCTTTAGAAAAAACTGCTAGAGAAAAAGGTGTTGAAATTCTTCCTAATGCACCAGCAACTAAGCTATTGGTAAATGATGAAAATGAAATAGTTGGGGCAGAAGTAGACGAAAAAGGTGAAAAGATCATCATCAATGCTAAAGCAGTAATTTTAGCCACAGGGGGATATGATCGGAACCCAGAGTTAATCGCAGAATATGCACCAGTTGCCAATAATTACACCTCCTATTCTGCAGTTGGTAACGTTGGAGACGGTTTAGTGATGGCAAGGGAAGTTGGAGCAGAAATCGTATCTAAAAATAGTGTCATTGGATTCAAAGGTATGGGGCCTGATTATCCTTATACAACTCCTTTAGGAGGATTAGTTTTCCTACCAGGACTATATGTTAATCCAAATGGAGAAAGATTTGTACAAGAAAATGAACATTATGCTGTTGTAGTTGACATTATGGCGAAAAATGGATATGACGCTTATTATGTTATTATTGATAAAAACACACCAACAGAAATCATTGAGTCAGGGATTGAAGACGGTTACGGATTTAAAGGAGAAACCATTGAAGACTTGGCTGAAGCTATTGGTCTGCCGGTAGAGAATTTAGTTGAAACTGTAGAACGTTATAACCAATTAGCTGGATTAGGAGTAGATGAAGACTTTGGAAAGGCTGGAGAATTAAATGTAATTGAAGAAGGACCTTACTATGCTGTAAAGGTGACACCAGCTATGATTGGATCCATTGGAGGCCCAAAAGTTACTTTAGAAGGTAGAGTTTTAAATCCTGAAGGAAATGCTGTTAAAGGTTTATTTGCAGCAGGTGAAGTAGCCAATGGTCAACTGTATAATGAAGTTTATCCTGCAAGTGGTACTTCAATAACAATGTCCTTTACATTGGGAAGAGTAGCAGGAAGAGAAGCTGCAAAGGAAGTAAAATAG